The [Clostridium] colinum genome includes the window CCATTTGGTTTACACTTCCAGTAACTGCGATACTTTGTTTAATAGGCATATCAGAAAGGCTAGATATAATAGAATAAAGTTCTGTGCTAGATGCACTATCCCCGTCTACACCATTATAATTTTGCTCAAAACATATTCTACAAGACAAAGTTAATGGAAAGTTACTTGCATAAGTTTTTCCAAGATATCCACATATTACTTGCATACCTTTATTGTGTATACTTCCGCTTAGCTCTGCTTCTTTTTCTATATTTACAATACCTGCTTTTCCAACATAAGTTGTTGCAGTTATTTTGGTAGGCTTTCCAAAGCTATAGCTACCATAGTCTAAAACGGCTAATCCATTTATCTGTCCTATTTCTTCACCTTCTGTATTTATCATAATGTCATTTTCTATTATCATATCTTCGTATTTTTTCTCATAAAGATTTATAAAATCTATTTTTTTATCTATAGCTTTTTTAATATATTTTTTACAAACTACATTGGCATTATCCATTTTAGCCCATTGATTAGCTTCTATTAAAATTTCCATTATATTATTAAATTTTGTAGTAAATTTATCTTTTCTCCCAGATAATCTTATGATATATTCAATTAAAGATTTTATAGCTGTTTTTTCAAAGTTTAAACTATTTTGTTCTTTTTCAAAGTTTTTTACAAATTTTATTATTTCAATAATATTTTCTTCATTATTGTCCATTTCATAATCAAATATAGAATGTATTTTAAAAAGTTTTAAAAAATCTTCTTCATATTCAGATAGTACATCATAATAATAACTAGACCCTATAAGTATTATTTTTAAATTTATTGGGGTAGGCTCTGGTTTTATGGTAGTAATAGCTATTCCGCCTAACTGATATTCTTTTAAAGGCTCTATGCAAACTTGTTCTGTTTTTAAAGCTCTTACAATAGTTTCTAAAGAATATGTATTTTTTAAAATATCATCTATATGTAATATTAAATATCCTCCATTAGCTTTATGAAATATACCTCCTTTTATTTTCATATAGTCTGTTGTAAAATTTCCCATTTCGCTTTCAAACTCTACTTCACCTACTAAATTTGTATAGCTAGGGTTATAGCTTACAACAACTGGTGCTCCTTTAAGATTACTATTATCAACTATAAGATTTACTTTATATTTAGCAAAAAGCTCTTCGTCATTTTTTTTATTAAAAAGTGGTAATAAAGGCATATTTTCATCTTCTTCTATGTCTTCTTCTAAAAAAATATCTATATTATCTATTATGTCTTCTTTTAACTC containing:
- a CDS encoding Lon protease family protein, with protein sequence MVKELNYKELKGICDIKLIEKYENIQPDNNIIGQKKAIETLEFGLNIKNKGYNIYVSGPIGAGKTTFSKKYAEKYAINQKTPDDLVYVYNFQNPKCPKALFLKAGLGKEFKQDIDDLIYTLSVEVPKAFSSKEYEDEKNKIIKDYNLKREDIIKKITELAKEKDFGIKNSNTGIYFMPIIDGVTISEEEYEDLEEETKNIINKKSDELQEDSKKTMKLIKDIEKTTKKHIENMEYNLSLFTVGYYINPVQYKYKDNKNVTQYLKELKEDIIDNIDIFLEEDIEEDENMPLLPLFNKKNDEELFAKYKVNLIVDNSNLKGAPVVVSYNPSYTNLVGEVEFESEMGNFTTDYMKIKGGIFHKANGGYLILHIDDILKNTYSLETIVRALKTEQVCIEPLKEYQLGGIAITTIKPEPTPINLKIILIGSSYYYDVLSEYEEDFLKLFKIHSIFDYEMDNNEENIIEIIKFVKNFEKEQNSLNFEKTAIKSLIEYIIRLSGRKDKFTTKFNNIMEILIEANQWAKMDNANVVCKKYIKKAIDKKIDFINLYEKKYEDMIIENDIMINTEGEEIGQINGLAVLDYGSYSFGKPTKITATTYVGKAGIVNIEKEAELSGSIHNKGMQVICGYLGKTYASNFPLTLSCRICFEQNYNGVDGDSASSTELYSIISSLSDMPIKQSIAVTGSVNQMGEIQPIGGVNEKIEGFFDICNRRGLTGEQGVLIPVQNVKELCLKDEVIEAVKNGKFHIYPIKNIDEGIYILMGQKAGKKNKNNNFTKDSIHFKAMKKLQYFYKKGNEQ